TAGAAAAAAACAATAAATTAGAGCTAGATTCACAAAATATTTCTATTGAAGAACTTCCATATGAACTTGTTAAGGGACTAAGAGCAAGTTTCTTTTGTATCGGTCCACTATTAAGTAAATTTGGAGAAGCTAAAGTTCCTTTACCTGGAGGGTGCAATATTGGTTCCAGGCCAATAGATGAGCACATTAACGGGCTTAAAGCATTAGGAGCGGAAATTCTTATTGAAGAAGGAATTGTCAAAGCAAAAATAAAAGGAGAGAAAAGTAAATTAATTGGTACCCATCTCAAACTAAACTGCCCAAGCGTAGGAGCAACTGAAACTTTAATAATGGCAGCATCATTAGCGGAAGGAAGAACTACCATTGAAAATGCTGCAAGAGAACCTGAAGTTCAGGATCTGTGCCAAATGCTTAATAAAATGGGGGCAAAAATTTACGACTCTGGTAAAGAAAAAATAATTATTGATGGTGTTAATAAACTTGGTGGTTGTATTCATAAAGTAATACCAGATCGAATAGAAGCTGGAACTTTCTTAATAACTGCGGCGGCGACCTCCTCTTCAATAACAATTTCTCCTGTGATTCCTAATCATCTTGAAGCTGTTACGAATACTCTTCAAAAGAGTGGTAGTAAAATTACCATTAAAGGTAATTCAATCACAATAAACCCTAAAGAGCTTAAGGCAGTAAATATAAATACTGCCCCTTTTCCAGGTTTTCCAACTGATTTGCAGGCACCATTCACAGCTCTAATGACAATAGCCAATGGTGAATCAAAAATAACCGAAACAATTTTCGAAAACAGAATGAATCATGTTCATCTACTTAATAAAATGGGGGCAAATATAAAATTAAACAAAAACGTAGCTTCTATCAAAGGTGTAAATACAATTTATGGTATGGATTTAATTGCCTCAGATTTAAGGTCATCAGCTGCATTAATAATCGCTGGAATTATAGCTAAAGGCAGTAGTAGAATCTATGGTTTAGAGCATTTAGATAGGGGTTATGAAAATTTTGAATCAAAATTAAAAATATTAGGTATCAAAATAAAAAGAGAATTTGTTGAAAGAGGCTTCACTAACAAAGAATATAAGATTTCTTCTAATACTGACGAAATTCCCAAAACCAGAGCTGCCTAAATTATAATTTTTGAATTAATTAATTTAGACGTAGGCGATATTTACTAGTGAAATACAACCCAAAAATAATAACAACAATACTAAAAAGCGATTAGACCAATTTCTATTTAAACCACTAAATTCAAATTCATTCATGCCCAGGTTCCACCATTAGAACCAAATGCTGTAAGTATAGTTACTGCAACAAAAAGGTAAGGAATAAATTTTAAGGATAATTTTTTTGCTTGAGCTTGGAACATTGTTTTTTCTTTTTAACATAACACAATATTACTAATCATGAAGTTATCTGCTAGAAAAAAGGACATTTATTAGCTTTTAGCTACAGAACTGTATCGTATATGCTTAATTTTTTATTTTTTTTTTAAATTATTGTCAGCAAATCAAATAAATTAATCACTGTGTTTTTATTAAATGGATTTTAACTAATACCAAATGTGATCTGGATAGCTCTTCCTTAACTACCAAACGAATAGTCAATAAAATGATTTTTGTTATAATAAAAAAGTTCATTATTTTTCAAAAGCCTTGGGAGCGTGGTGGAATTGGTAGACGCACCGCACTCAAAATGCGGCACCTTCGGGTATGTCGGTTCAAGTCCGACCGCTCCCACTTTGATGAATACTTATAGTCGATTCGATATCTCTTTCAAAAAAGGAAAAGGTTGTTGGCTATGGGACAAAAAAGGTAAAAAGTATCTTGATGCAGTCGCTGGTATAGCAACTTGTAGTCTTGGTCATAGCGATAGAGTTTTAAGAAGAAGGCTATCAACTCAACTAAAAAAGATTCAACACATATCAAATCTCTATAATATTGAAGAACAAGAACAATTAAGCGCAACTTTAACTAATATGAGTTGTGCTGAAAGCGTCTTTTTCTGCAATAGTGGTGCGGAAGCAAATGAATCAGCAATTAAATTAATTAAAAAATATGGAAATACTGTAAATAAAGATAAAGAATCAATTATTCTTGCAGCAGAATCTAGCTTTCATGGCAGGACGCTGGCAGCCTTGAGTGCTACTGGTCAGCCTAAATATCAAAAAGGTTTCGAACCAATGATTCAAGGGTTCAAATTTTTTAAATTTAACAATTTTGATTCGGTAAAAAAATTATTTGAAGAGTGTGAAAATAATGATCAAAAAGTTTCCGGTGTTTTAGTTGAACCAATA
This window of the Prochlorococcus sp. MIT 1314 genome carries:
- the murA gene encoding UDP-N-acetylglucosamine 1-carboxyvinyltransferase, translating into MICVSKKKSYLKSQNLKIFGQGKLNGIVEISGAKNSALVLLAASLLTNEKIVLHNVPRLTDIEKMCNILRNLGVNVIEKNNKLELDSQNISIEELPYELVKGLRASFFCIGPLLSKFGEAKVPLPGGCNIGSRPIDEHINGLKALGAEILIEEGIVKAKIKGEKSKLIGTHLKLNCPSVGATETLIMAASLAEGRTTIENAAREPEVQDLCQMLNKMGAKIYDSGKEKIIIDGVNKLGGCIHKVIPDRIEAGTFLITAAATSSSITISPVIPNHLEAVTNTLQKSGSKITIKGNSITINPKELKAVNINTAPFPGFPTDLQAPFTALMTIANGESKITETIFENRMNHVHLLNKMGANIKLNKNVASIKGVNTIYGMDLIASDLRSSAALIIAGIIAKGSSRIYGLEHLDRGYENFESKLKILGIKIKREFVERGFTNKEYKISSNTDEIPKTRAA